The region ATCGAATATCTTAGACATCTCATAAGATAACTCGTAATACTCTGTTCCACTACGCTCATCCGGATAATCGATATTCAAATCCTCCATATCATACCAGGCACTTGCCACAGCGCCTTCGACAAAAGATCCGTTAGTATTTCTTCCATCAGGTCCAGCCCACCAGTCATTATCTTCCAGGTCCCTAAAATTGTACTTTAGATACCAAGCTTTTCTATCTGTTGATAAGGTGTAGGGGACACAACTTAAGAATTCAGCCCAGCCTTCGTCAAAGGCACAAGCGGGTGAAGAGCGAGTATCAGGTGAATGGAGTGAAGGGCAGCCCGTGGTATGAAAAGAGTTAATATTCCAGGCTTTCAGATGTATCAGATGTGCATATTCGTGAACCGGAACATCTAATCTGTACGCAAAATTCGGCGCACCCATGCTTGTAAGGTGAATCAAATACCTCTGCCCTAAAGAGTCGAAATAACTAAACGCAGGGCCATTTAAATCATTGTAATCGTACTGGACCTGAACTGGTGGTGTATCCCAGGGAGACGGAGGTAGGCACTGGAAGAAATATTTGGTTCTAGCAAGATAATCAAAGCCATAACAAGCTCTGGCAAACGCAGTATCTTGTTCCTGTTGTGATTCTTCGTTCTTTATTACGTGCATGTAATTATCTGGCCCCATAGTGTCAGAAAATGTATATTCTATAGAGGAACTATCATAGTTATAAACACGGATCGAGCTATCTTGATCAACTAACTGGAACTTCGCACAGATAGGTTCGTTGACGAATACGAGGAACGTACCAAAATAACCATCACTATTTGTATACATTGGCGGCACAGCAAAAGAGTCACCAGAAGCATCCCAGAACGTCACGAGTGCATTCTTTACAGGAATTGTATCAGGATAAAAAGAATACCCAGCATACTTATCATCATAATTTACATATTTCAAGGTTCCACCAACATCTACATTCTGGCAGTAAGAAGACAGAGTTTCAGCCAGAGGGAAGGAAGGTGGGCCCAGAACATTATAGTTAGAAATAGTTCTGACTCTGAAATAATATCTGTCAACACAGGCTAAACCGTCCACGGTCTTGGCATTGGCGGCACAGGGGAAAACTGACCTGCCGACTTCTTCGACATTGTAATCTGTCAATGTGTCTTTGTTTCTATTGCCCTCCAACCTGTAACCTATGCATTGGTCATCGTATGACCGAAGCCAGAGGAGATCTATTTCTCTTGAACCCCAGCCGGTGCTCGCCCACACGGAAGCGGGTGGATCTGGCGGTATGTGATAGCGCACCTTTAACGTCCAGCTTACCAATGTACCAGATCCTATAGGGTCACAATCTGCTATCATTAACTTCCATTGGGTTCTCGCTTTCAATGGGAAAAAGGTTGCAATTCCATTTCTTATATAAGTGCTTTGCGAAATATCCCAAAAGGTTTCCCTGAAGGTAGTGTCATCTCCATATTGCAGAATCGCTATCAAATCGGTCGGGTAGGGGTGTGAGAAAGTAATAGATATGTCTACTGTTAGAACTACAGCTTCCTGATTCGCTACATTAGTCCAGACATTGTCCTCTACCCAAGTGCAGTTGTCTGGAATACTTAAACCCGGAGAGTTAGAT is a window of Candidatus Zixiibacteriota bacterium DNA encoding:
- a CDS encoding dockerin type I repeat-containing protein, with amino-acid sequence MKNDKIFLRAFQVIFFILLFCLPELSEAFDDSITVSNSPGLSIPDNCTWVEDNVWTNVANQEAVVLTVDISITFSHPYPTDLIAILQYGDDTTFRETFWDISQSTYIRNGIATFFPLKARTQWKLMIADCDPIGSGTLVSWTLKVRYHIPPDPPASVWASTGWGSREIDLLWLRSYDDQCIGYRLEGNRNKDTLTDYNVEEVGRSVFPCAANAKTVDGLACVDRYYFRVRTISNYNVLGPPSFPLAETLSSYCQNVDVGGTLKYVNYDDKYAGYSFYPDTIPVKNALVTFWDASGDSFAVPPMYTNSDGYFGTFLVFVNEPICAKFQLVDQDSSIRVYNYDSSSIEYTFSDTMGPDNYMHVIKNEESQQEQDTAFARACYGFDYLARTKYFFQCLPPSPWDTPPVQVQYDYNDLNGPAFSYFDSLGQRYLIHLTSMGAPNFAYRLDVPVHEYAHLIHLKAWNINSFHTTGCPSLHSPDTRSSPACAFDEGWAEFLSCVPYTLSTDRKAWYLKYNFRDLEDNDWWAGPDGRNTNGSFVEGAVASAWYDMEDLNIDYPDERSGTEYYELSYEMSKIFDIFRNQKPQTITDFMDYWQNYPGLETWEKERLIKIFAQHHIFKPGDANSDGLVTVADVVFLVNYLFKGGPPPDPRWRGDANGDCNVNIADTVYLVAFLFKQGPKPFFNQNPNCWP